Proteins encoded within one genomic window of Candidatus Zixiibacteriota bacterium:
- a CDS encoding MBL fold metallo-hydrolase produces the protein MIIHPADSFTVLGSSSGMPQPDRANAGYCLKIGDDLTLVDCGGGVTSSFIRCGFDPLAVSRVVISHTHPDHCGDLPLFIQATYLAGRKTPLDLYLPEDFVEPFAAYMRAVYLIVEKLPFTVNLIPYMAGEVFDYPCRLTAYANRHLQGYAELVEKLGLPNRLRCYSLGVETENKSLLYSADIAGFADIADLINGRDFAVIEATHLDLNELFEALPGSGTRQVVLTHLGSSEEIDRLKQKINKSGRDNIIVAEDGLILPL, from the coding sequence ATGATCATTCATCCTGCCGACAGTTTCACCGTGCTTGGTTCCTCTTCCGGGATGCCGCAACCGGATCGAGCCAATGCCGGTTATTGTCTCAAGATCGGCGATGACCTGACCTTGGTTGACTGCGGCGGCGGGGTGACCTCGTCTTTCATACGTTGCGGATTTGACCCATTGGCGGTGTCTCGGGTTGTGATAAGTCACACTCATCCGGATCATTGCGGTGATCTGCCGCTATTCATTCAGGCGACTTATCTGGCCGGACGCAAAACGCCGCTCGATCTTTACCTCCCCGAGGATTTCGTTGAGCCGTTCGCAGCCTATATGCGGGCGGTATATCTGATCGTCGAAAAACTGCCGTTCACTGTAAACCTCATACCCTATATGGCCGGAGAGGTATTCGATTATCCCTGTCGTCTGACGGCTTATGCCAATCGCCATTTGCAGGGATACGCCGAACTGGTCGAAAAGCTCGGGTTGCCCAATCGCTTACGATGTTATTCGCTGGGCGTCGAGACGGAGAATAAGTCATTGCTTTATTCGGCCGATATTGCCGGATTTGCCGATATCGCCGATTTGATTAACGGTCGTGACTTTGCCGTGATCGAAGCGACTCATCTTGATTTGAACGAGTTGTTCGAAGCGTTGCCCGGATCAGGAACGAGACAGGTGGTGCTGACACATTTGGGTTCTTCTGAAGAAATAGACCGATTGAAACAAAAGATAAATAAGTCGGGACGGGATAATATAATCGTAGCCGAGGACGGACTGATATTGCCGCTGTAG